AGATCAAATACCATCTCATCATCACTTTTaatgttaattttgttttacatgCAGTAAACTTGTGCGAGTTAATCTGTTGTGAATACTGTTGTGATGCAGTAAGGGCTCTTACTTTGAAGACACGACTTGACTTCCGCTCTAGCTACTGCCTCTTCCTGTTAGCTACCGCTGCACCTTCGTGTCAGACCACATTTAGCAATCCGCTCATTCTAAATCAACACTTCGTTCCCCCGGGGTTTATTTGAGCCAACGCAAACATGGCAGAGGccattcaaaagaaaataaaagcggagatagaaatatatacacagaTGCAGAAAGGTGAGTCCTTTTCCTTGCACACATCGAGCCATGTTGTAGTGAACAAGCTAGCTGACCATATTTGGACGCACATGAAACACGCGACGATAACATGTCATACACATTTAAACTAGTTATTACGCTCAGAAATGTCTAACCTGTATTGTTGAAATACATGTGATCGATAACTCACTGACCACctaatgtctgtctgtcattcaGATGTTAGCAAGAGCGTGTCAGCCAGACAGAAGCTGGAGGCGCAGCTAACAGAGAACAACTTTGTCAAAGAGGTAACCTCTCCTTCTAATGTCTAATGCTACATGAGTGGACTACACGTTGTTGGTCATTgccatttcatttatttgtttatttgtttgacagGGACAATGCTCATTAATCAACAGCAAAATGAGCCAGAGTTAGCTCAACAGGCTAGTTTTCAGATGTTGTCACTggacagtttttaaaatggcaacctaaaattaaaataaaatgatttgatttagtCAACACTTACGAGTAATGTATACAGACTAATATTCAGACATGAACAATGAAGCAACAGCACAACATATGTGACAGAGCACAGCAGgtaaaaaccaacaaagacaaactgcagacaGGCAGCTAAAGTCAGTAGTTAGTCTAATATGCACATATCTGATTATCAATATGCCATTTCTTTAGCTGACCAATAAGTATTTACTTCTCTTATGTGCATTGGCAACAGATTCCAGGTCCTTCACGTGTTGCATGCAGGCAGTGATCAGTATTTAAgatctcatctctctctctgtctctctctttccaggAGCTGGATCTGCTgaacagcacaaacacagtttaTAAACTTATTGGTCCTGTGTTAGTGGTACAAGATCAGGACGAGGCCAAAGCCACAGTTGCAAAAAGGCTGGAATATATTAAAGGAGAAATGTGAGTCACTGAAGTTTGGTTCGTGCCTGTAGTGCTATAGAGCACAGAAATACCTGGTATATACAAAAGAAACATTGGTTCTCACGTCCCCTCATTAGCCTTATGTGTAAACATGACACCAGTATTTCAAAATCATCAGGGATATAGTAGTACATAGATTAGTCCATACTTTTTATATCTGTCAGTCCTGTAATGATCATGACTTAGGTAACTCCCAGTCTGTGTCTTGACAcatgctgctgtaatgttgcacGAGAAGGGGAGAGATTTTCCCTGTGATAGATTTCACTTAGTGATACTTATAGATGTATTGATTGTATTAATGAAAGCAGCACCAGTTAATAGTATTGTATTAATGTAGTTAATGCTGATAATAAATGATAGGATAGTAATAATACTAGTTGAGTAGTGTCAGATCTGGAGCATGCAGACAGATAACTGCAGAATGAggacagaaagtgtgtgtggggggacaTGTAGTTCAGTTAGGGCTTGGCGATAAAACAATAGTGGTAATTATCGCGATATAACTTTTCCTCGACAGAAATTGAAGACACGGTCAATAGAACTCAGTTCTTCCATGTCTTGACAGACAACACCCATAAAcgttccagagtttatgagccACATGTTaaaacctgctacacaacattagacgtaacacacacagacaggacatcAGTGTCAAAGTGACCAAAAGGATCTGGAGTCATTGTCAGAcatcatcgattaataactaaataaatgtgatcatcGGATTGTATCtgaggagggacagagacaggcagacacacacacagacacacacactcctgcagacagaagaGAAGTTCTTTCCACATATTGTGACTCAACAAAGTATTGTGGTACTGATATGATTTATATCACCATTTTTATCAATATCGACAGATATGAGAAAAGTTTTTTCCATTTGGCCCAGCTCTATGTTCAGTCTTTATATCttatataatttacatttatcCTCTGTCAGTTAACACCGTGGAGGTTTTATTAAACAATCCTCATCCCCTTGAACATGCCTCTCTTCATATTCAAAGAAACAGAGAGTAGAAAGTATCAACATATCCGTCCTCTGTGTCAGAGCTGTATGTTTAGATGTGTGAGGAACTGTCTCAGTTGACcatttgtgactgtgtgttctGAAAAGCCTCCTCATATTCAATGGATCATTTTTGTAGTATTTTCACTAGCAGTTCATAGAAGTATGCTTACCATAGCTGTGTGTCAAAATAGGGAATAACATATAGAGCTGTGAGCGGCCTCTTTCGTGTGAGTGCATTCAGTGTAAACACCTGATCTCAAAAGTGTGTTTTCTGGTATTTCTGTAGTATTGTAAAATTTATCTTGTGTTATTCTCtttccctgtgttttttttctcctgtcacAGTCAAAGGTATGAGGCGCTCctgaaagagatggagaagaaaTCCGATCAGCACAGAGAAGTCCTGTCTAGTTTACAGCAGGAGTATCAGAAAGCTCAGGGCCTTGCTGTTGGCAAAGCCTGACCGAGTGAAGAAGCTGCACACAggcccacacatacacacagggtACAGTGTGTAGTGTCGGTACAGTTGATCCAAAAGGAAAGGGGCGCATGTTGCATCCTCTTTggaatttgtttatttctttgtgcaCAGCCACACCCATGACAgccacaccccccccccattcatTCAGCAGCCGTGACATTGAAGCCATGACTGAGAGATAATTGGATGTAGGTAAAGCCATTTCTGTTTATCAATCAAGCCCCCCCCCAGACAAAagtagaaaagaaaagtcatGCAATGTAAATCTACTACATGAGGTTGAGTCAATTCTGCTTGTATCCTGTCTTTTACTGTAACTTTTCTCTTGTtgctaataaacatgtttttcattgaAGGTCATacagttttctcatttttaaatttttctgaGCAGTGCTTCTGTTGACCTGATACTGTTATTGCACAAAAaggtcttgtgtgtgtgtgtgtgtgtgtgtgtgtgtgtgtgtgtgtgtgtgtgtgtgtgtgtgtgtgtgtgtgtgtgtgtgtgtgttctctgtttAGCATTTGCTGTAATTGCAGAGGCAGGCTTCTGGCCACCAGAGCAGATGTTGTCCAGTCACTGGCCCTCCCCTCAGCTCAGCCGTGCATAAAGACACAGCGGTGGAGCATTGTTCACATTAATTAATGAATTTCCCTGCTGTCGACCACCAGCAGAGGATTTAGGCAACATGAATAACCAAAGTCTTCTACAGATCTAACAGTGTAAGTAACCACAACAGAAACCccagatttaaaagaaatgggAATTCTTGTGTGAATTTACATTTATGGTTGGAAGCAACTTACACATTCACAACTCTTTGCTGATTGACTTTTTAGGGTGCTGTCGACTACATTACATACACTtatcaattaaattttatttatacagaacCATAGCACAATATCCATTACGTCAATGCACATTACATAGCAAGGTTAAAACCttaaaattcaaacattaaTGCCTGACAACCTTTTACCAAGTGTTCCCAAAGAATTTGGCATAATTTGTAGCCTAATGTTTACATGGTAGCCGTCAGTCTAGAAGATAATGTGTGTAAAACCAAAGCAGACAGTTTGGAAGTAGGCAACACTTGTGATGTTAGTGTTCACTGCGTGGTTAAAACTTGAAGATGGATAAATCTTTACTGTTCTCCACATTTCAGCAGCTTCACATCACTTGTTTTGGATGCGACTGAATGGACCTATCAGAAGCTAGAAGGTAAAGGTGACACTCAcaaaagtaagtaagtaagaattttgttggttttaaagtggcagatgttaaaaaaacaactttaaaatatgtaACTAGCTTTAAACTAATAATGAATATGTAAATTCTTAACATCATACGCATATATTTTTAGTAATTGAATATATTGGTGTATGTTCATTAACTTGACCTCTGAACCTTACATGTGTTTTGAAAATTAAATTGCCCTCATTGACAAACGTAGTCTCAGGGCTACAGGGGCCATTaaacaaataacaacaaaaccTGCAAAAACAACAAGACTGCAGGTCACAAAGCTGCGTCTGTGCACGAGCTCGTCACCTCTGACGCGTGGGTCACCCATTGACACCCTGAGgtgctgtgtttttataacGTCCACACTGCGGCTGTAAACCTGCAGACACGTGGCCACGGGTGAAAATATAGACCCACACATTCTCTAAATCCTCgatcagaatatatatattagtgGATAGATTCTGTGGGAGTCTATAGCTCTGTAATTCATTCTACAGTTTATTATGGAGTGGTTTTATTTAAGCTGTGACACGTGAAGGGCTGTGATATAAACTTTAAAAGGTTTAAATAAGTCCAGAATATGTACAAGTGCATTTATACTATGATAACATATGGCCTAGATATACCCCTCATATGGATATTAAAGCGTTCTGCTCGTGGGAACTGAAGGCATCAGATGGTGTGTCGATGAGGCCAAAAGGTGGTTTATCACTTTGCATTTATTGTGTTCGCGCTGATGTGGTAAAAAACAACACGTGCAGTGGTTTCTGTCGAGGTCACCGTTCAGTCACTGGGacacatttcttcttctggTCCAAAGTAAACAAACTGGAAACCTTATCATAAAAATCTCATAATAAAGCTGATCCCACATCCGAGCCGGACTAATCTGATCCATTTTACTCAGACAATAAACCAGGCCTTGTTTAAAACTCATTCAGACAGATGCTCCTCAAATTAAACTCTAATCTGATTCCAGCTTTAATTGATTTACTTCAGTGATGTGAGGAGCTGAAGCTTTGAGGTGCACAAAGGAGCATCCTGTCCACAGATCAGCGCAGCGGGACTAACACCTCCTTTCAGACGAGAGGTTTCCAAACAGGCTGCGAGGGAATGCGTGCGTGTGCACTGCAACGCAGGACCAGGCACAGGGTTAGCAGAGTTACACAGTTTCAAATGGCTCATCCATGGGGTGGTTTTCATGGTAAATGGGATAAcctgtagttttatttttaaagaaacataGATGTTCATTTTACAAGGAACAATCTGCACAAACTTCGTCAGGGAATTATAATTCTTCTCCAGGAAAGTTGAAAACATATCAGACCCAGCAGGTCACCATGAGTCAAAGATTAGTCGGTACTTGGAGGTGAACAGTCTTCTTTCCCGTGCGCTCAGGGAGGGGTCTGCTGGGCAGTTAGCACGCACTTTACCCAGATGGAGAACAGTTAGGAAACCATCCAGCGTGTATTCATATGTTGATGTAAGGGAGCAtgtggtttttcttttagtGCAGTTTTCAAAGTTAGAGAAGCACACGACAGTAGACACACACCGCCTGCACATCTGCAACAAGCAGACACAATCCACAAAATAAACCTATTTTGTCCCAGATTCTGAACAACAAATTCTGTCGTAATTGTTGacaaaatattatttgaaaTGGACCGCAGTGACgattaaatgttttctgcagTTCTCATCatgtttaaattgaatattCAACATAAATTCGACCATGTCGTGCTATTCTATGGTAGATTCAAGGTGCGGATAGATCTAACGTGGAACTGGACACTGGATGCACTGGTAGCAGCCTCTCCCATAATCTTTCAAATGTGTCTGCTGAATTTGAGTGGTTGATAAAGATTCGATTGTGTATATGCATATTGTTATAAACCTAATCCAAATAGTTGAGTAGTAGTATGTTTCTAGCTTTGTTTCAACGTCTGGGGTTTTGTAGATTGGACATTTTCAGACCAGAAGCAGTCTGGAGCCCGAGCAGTGTGAATGACCACTCTGCCTTTCTACATTTGAAAACCatcaacatttcaaaagacaaaatgtgtCATAACTGTTGTGCCCAGCCTGGATAAAGTATGTGTTAACTGCACCCTTTTCTTCTGCGGCGTTTGGAAAGTCAACTCAAATGCAAACAATTCACGCAGCGAATAGGCCACTCCATTTTTCTGTGAAAGATCAGGAAACTGGACTTTTATTGTAGATCACAAGTTCAGCTTTAACAACTTTCAACAACCTCATTTACATCACAGagcaaagagggaaaaaacaggAGAGCGCCCCTGATCgagctgcaaaaataaaaaactgattttGCGCACTGTTTTCAGCGTCTTACGCACGCGTAAAAGCATCACCAAATATACTTTCTCGTGATGTTAAAATAACACCAGCCTGCAGACATCCCCGCCTGAAAAAATATCATATGTAcacatcatatttaaaaaagaaaaaaatattgggGATGCCAAAATAAAAACGCCACACAAATGTGGAAAATATCATCGATGTCATAGAAAATGTGACTGTACAGGAGAATTCACGGCTgtacaataaaatacatatttacactGTCTGCTGGCATCTACAGCTTCATAgtctcaaataaaaatctgtgtctGAAGTCTCTGTTACTGAGGCCAGGGCCTCCACACGGGATCGGTGATGTGCGTGGACCCTGAGTTGGAGGAAAACGGCTTCGTGCTCTCGCAGTGGAGGCCGGTGAGATACGGATGAGAGATTCCGTGCTTGCTGTGGTGGCGGGCTGCACGAGGAGCCAGAGAAGTCGAGTCTACAGCGGGTATCAGTGTCTTGTGGATGTGTTCGGGTGAGGGAGCGGGAGTATGTGCCTCGGGGAGCGCAAGAGAAGCCTTAATTGCATCGCCATCGGCGTCCTCTGCCTCCTGGCTCTTGGTGGCTATGAAGTGGCTGACCCTCAGCAGACAGGACCTCATGCCTTCATGGTAGCTGTGCTGGCGGGCACCACAGGCCCGGTTCTTGGACAGGACTCTGTCCTCCTCATTCTCTGTCCTCAAGAACTGGACCACGCTCTCCAGAATCTCTGCCTTCTCCACCTTTGGATTCTTCAGTTTCTAAATGAAGAAAACCCACAGTACAAATTAGTCACTAATTTATATTAACATTAATACATTCAGGAACACAGGGATTCCGAACCCCGACAGAAAAACCATGACGCACAGACGAACCTCATTTTGTGTGCTCTTCAGCATCAGAACTCTTAAAGTCTCCAGACTGTGGTTAATTCGCTCACGCCTGCGTTTCTCCATCAGAGGTTTGGGCACCTGGAGTGAAACGCACAACATTagactttaaaaataaaagtgaaaatcaGATATTCTCTTTAACAGCCGGAGTTCAGCAGCTTACCCTTCTCATGGTCCTCTGTCTGGGAGACTCGGGTGAAGATAGAGACTTCATGCTCAGAGCGGTGTCGTTGCAGTGGATCCAAAATGAGAAGGGAGCATGTATGTGTCCTCTTGGAATTTGTTGATTTCTTTGCGCACAGCCACGCCCCTGTCAGCCACGCCCCCATCCATTCAGCAGCCTTGACATTGAAGAGAACTGAAATTACATGACCTCATATACATCACCCTGTCTAGTTTCTTAACTTAGTGATCAGAATGGCAGAAAACGTGGGGCCTTAAGTGTgccatttgatttatttatccaCAGGTTTCAATTCATCTGTTTTCAGTTCACTCTAATGTTGGaacgtttgtttttttacattaagttGTGTAAGTCATTGGATCTGTCGTGTAATTATATTCCTTCACCCACTCATGAACCCTATCATTTCCTAATGTCCTACTATATTCGGGACAAGAGGGGAACTCAGTTAACTTTACATCAGCAGATTTTACGCACAGGTTTCAACAGTTTTACGCACGCGTAAAAGCATCACCAAATATAATTGTTACAATAAAATCTTCCCGCATAAACGTTTTGCCTGAGAGCTATTGTAGATAGATGTAAAGCCACTTCAGTTTCTCGACCCCCCGCCACCCCCCAGtcccacacacacttacacacccATCAGCCAAATTGCCTGCTTCACACCTTTgcgctcgtgtgtgtgtgaagcagttGTGTTTATCTACAGAGGGTGTGGTTGGTGTGAGGCCTTGACGCATGAACAACCTGATGTTTCATGCTCAGTTTAAAGATGTGTGGGGTTTAGGGTGAGAGTGGGATTTAggctttttttggggggggggggcagcagtgGATTTCTGCTCACCGCTGATCCCTATAATTGGCTAAAGTGTGGAGATAACACAGGGATGATCGGATCACGGAGAGATTAAGAGGCTTTTCAGAGGCAATGATACTTCCGTTTAAAATCAAAGAGAGGGCGATCAGTGGAGGCTCAGGGGTCACTACTGGTAACCATGGCAATGGAGAACTATCTATATTGAGTTTCACACactatacattttatatttaattataataattatatgatCAAGTTTATAGTCAAACATAAACATACTCTCACAGATTTAGCATTtagatgctctctctctccctctctctctgtatctgtgtATAGGGATTTAAGACACGTGGACACGCCCCCCTGTCTCCTGAGCCTGCAGGAAACTAATGAGTTTAAAACTTCGTCTTTGGTGTTGGAGAAACGGACCGTTCACGTCTAATATCATGACTCGTGGAGTGAATCAGCCCCACACTCATAAAAGAGTTAAAAacatgaacgtgtgtgtgaatCCGAATGTCAGGTCAGGTATGAAGCTTCGCACACTTAACACTCACGTGTAATAATCACCCTCACACTTCGTCATCATCGTGTGACCTGAGGTGACCTGGCGTGCTCCCGTTTGCCCACTGTTCCCACACATCACTTGACTGCCACGTTCATAATATTCTATCGTTTCGATCAATGCAGTCTCTTTAATCCATATGCATCGCTCCAAATATATTCATGGGTGCAGGAATGTGGCACTGCTTCTTTATTCGCACCATCGGTCTCGTAACGTGCTCTCATTTGGTCTTTTTCATCACTTAGTGCAAAGTGCTGATGTCTCACACTTCATAAAAACTCCTCAGAGCTGCTCACTCTCTCACTTCATGTCTGTTCCCACGACCAGAAAACCCCAACGTTCCCATGCTCTCACCTTTCTGAAGGCCTTAGAGACAACGTGTCAATCTACTAATACAATTAGCTGAGCAGAGGAGTGTGAATCGAGAACGTGGCTGATGTTACACGTTTGCTATCTACTTTATAAAAAGTATTGAtcaaaaagtttttatttgtgtgtacaACTCCCGAGCAGTCTCAGATGCATCTGGACACGTGTGGCAGACATTTTATTCCAGTGTCTGTTGGAATTTGGGATAAAAGTTGTCAGTAATctaaataattgtattttaacACATGCTATGTACGAATGTCGTACAGAAATGACAACGTTAACAAAATCTTCTTTCACGAGACTGAAAAAATAACCTCATTTAAGATGATGTCGTGTTTTTGTCGTCAATAATACACATTTTTGGTTTCGATCATATCCAGACCTATAAGCcaaatgatttttctttaaaaacattttatttttgatatatgtATATTGTAAAACTATACATCCGTGACtaataaaaaagaacatttagcATCTTCtgtcactaaaaataaataatttgactGTCACCATCATTTTTATCTCAAATTCTCATCAATGGTTAGATTATTAGTTTCGATCTCATTCAACCCCATGGATGCAATAAAACCACTCTCTGTCAAGTGCCGTCACTGACacctgtcagccaatcagagcagcacCAGGCCCAGTTAGACCCACCCCCAGGGAGCAGGAGGCTTTATGAGCAGCTGCAGTTCTCAGTCTGGACATTTGGACCAAACACAGCAACATGACCAGAAAAGTGCAAAACCCCAGTGTGGAGGATGGCAGGAGCAGGAAAAGGGTAAGAATctatttgttattatttatttatttatctgggGACACATGCTAACTGTACCttgaatacatttattcatgAGAACAAATGATGGACTAATACTCTCTGAGGACGAGTCCCTATAGTTGCATCATGGTGTTTATCtttctttgatatttttttggCCTCTTTGCTGTTCAGTCATAAGAAGGAATCGTTTGCTTCTTACTTCTGTTTTAGAAATCTGGATTTGAGGGAttttttaagaagaaaaaatcCTCTTTATTATGGAATTGTATAATTTTGACAGCAATTACAAGCAGATTCTTTTTTACAACTCAAGAAACCAAAACTGATTCTTGTTATTCTCTTATAACTGATCTGATAAAGCATTagaaaattattaattaatcacattaattaaatgtattattttgtgttttaattaaaaaaatgtttgctttaGAATTTTTTATCAAAGACAaaccagttttttttacagttataCATCATAGGTGTAAATTTATCAACACAAAACACCACAACTGTGTGTATTCAGTCCTCAGTTGAGGGAGCTTTGGGCCTCAGCCACTTACAACTTGCTATTTCACGTGCCGTCAGCAGGATTGTCATGAGGGCTCTGTCTTTTGAGTGTAACTGTTGTGGATAAATGCCTCATTATTGCACATTCATTCCATCGTATAATATAACCTTGGACACCTTGATGAGTGACCACAACCTCATTATCTCATAATCTCTTTCCAGATCCTGAAGCCAGTCgttgaaaagaagagaagagatcgAATAAACCAAAGTCTCTCTGAGCTGAGGAGTTTGCTGTTGAATCACACATCGGATCCAGTGAGTCAAGTCAAAACACTCACATAAAGATGCTGCATGTATTCACAAATAAACCTTTCATTATGATAATGAAATGAATGTTTtcccatgtttgtgtgttaacgCTCACAGCGGCTGCAGAATCCTAAAATAGAGAAAGCCGAAATTCTGGACCTGGCTGTGGAATATATTCAGAGATCGACCGATGGAAAGAAAACGAGCAATGGTTAGTGAAATATAATAATTCATCAGCTTCTTGAAATGCACCTCTGCTGAAAATCAGTTTTGTAAtctgttttccctctctcctttgtgTCTTGTCACTTGTTGCAGATTCTCCTAATGGTCAGACGAAGACTCGTGCTCCTGTGTTGAGCCTTCATCACCCAGAGTCcagtcttcctcctctcttcagcaTCCAGAGTGCAGGTTTCCAGCAGTGCATGTCCCAGCTGAGCAGCTACATGAGCAGAATACCACCAGCACAGAGAA
This window of the Paralichthys olivaceus isolate ysfri-2021 chromosome 9, ASM2471397v2, whole genome shotgun sequence genome carries:
- the her5 gene encoding hairy-related 5 yields the protein MKSLSSPESPRQRTMRRVPKPLMEKRRRERINHSLETLRVLMLKSTQNEKLKNPKVEKAEILESVVQFLRTENEEDRVLSKNRACGARQHSYHEGMRSCLLRVSHFIATKSQEAEDADGDAIKASLALPEAHTPAPSPEHIHKTLIPAVDSTSLAPRAARHHSKHGISHPYLTGLHCESTKPFSSNSGSTHITDPVWRPWPQ
- the pfdn6 gene encoding prefoldin subunit 6, with product MAEAIQKKIKAEIEIYTQMQKDVSKSVSARQKLEAQLTENNFVKEELDLLNSTNTVYKLIGPVLVVQDQDEAKATVAKRLEYIKGEIQRYEALLKEMEKKSDQHREVLSSLQQEYQKAQGLAVGKA